A window of Pan paniscus chromosome 16, NHGRI_mPanPan1-v2.0_pri, whole genome shotgun sequence genomic DNA:
GGGGCATAGATTAGCTCTCTCTTATTTCCCTGAAGAAGAGTTGTATCCTATGTGCTTCTTCTACTTTTCTCAGCACACAGATCCAGGTAGTCTCTGCTAGTAATGAGCCCCTTGCCTTTGCTTCCTGTGGCACAGAGGGATTTCGGAATGCCAAGAAGGGCACAGGCATCGCAGCACAGACAGCAGGCATAGCCGCAGCGGCGGTAAGTGTGTGTTCCTTCTGCTTCCCTCTAGTGTGTGTTTGCTTTCTGCATGGCTCATCACTGGGTGGAGAATCCTCACTATACTACCCATTCAGAAGCAAGGGTTTGTCATGGCAGCTTTGATGCCCTGATTGGAGCATTGGTTTGAAAAGGTTTAGTGAAAggctcctcttttttctttctctcagctTCATTAGAGGTGAAGCCCCTGTTGGTTCATTCTAGGATGTAAGAGCCAAGATACCAAAGGCTTGAGAACCAAAGACCCCTCAATTTAAAAACcgttagccaggtctggtggcacctgcctgtagttccagctacttgggaggctgaggctggatgacttgagcccaagagtttgaggctgcagtgaactatgatctcaccactgcactaaagcctgggcaacagagagagaccctgtctccaaaataaattaaaaataggccaggcgcgatggctcacagttgtaatcccagcactttgggaggccaaggcaggcgtaagagatcgagaccatcctggccaacatggtgaaaccccatctctactaaaaatagaaaaattagctgggcgtggtggtgcgcgcctgtagtcccaggtactcgggaggctgaggcaggagaatcacttgaacccaggaagtggaggttgcagtgactcgagatcacaccactgcactccagcctggtgacagagcgagactccatctcaagaaaaaaaaataaaaataaagaccagTGGTTTGGGGTTGGGAGAGATATGATAGTCTATTTGGAGAGGACATAGTATCGTGGGGACTCATGCAATAGCGATACCAGTTCCAGTGTGAACTGTCGTAGACCTTTTTTAGAAGCAAATTGGCAAGGTGCTGCTATTGGTATAGTTATTGAGCATCTacatgtgccagacactttacATTCATTATCTTGAATCTTCAGAGACCCTCGGTATTATCCACATTTTCATAAGCCAATTGAGATTCAGAGTGTGTGACTTGCCCAGAGCCATGCACCGATTCAGTTCACTGATCGGAACCCAGATTGGTCTGGGACCAAAGCCTGCACAATTTCTACTATAGTACAGGCCTTACAAATGTTCAGACTCTGCCAAACCAGATGTATTTCCTGAAGGAAAACCTTGACCTTCAAACAAGGGAAGGCACCCCAAAATATTGATTTCATGTACTATCATCAGAAATCAAAATGCTGTAAATGCCCAACCATGGACAGATCATATACTATGAAAAGAAGTATGTCACTGTTCACAGTGGCTTCTGCATGGTGAGTCATGAATGGTTTCtgtatattttcccatttttacaaTGAACTGCCTTTATtatcaagaaagaaaattttaactctaaCTGCTTAGAGATTTTAAATGATAATACTTTTAAAGTGGGTATTTAGGTTCAGCCTTGAAGCCTAGGGTGGCGCCTCATGGTCTGAAATTCTGCATTTGCCCACCTGAGAAAAACCTGAGCAATATTTAGGAATTTCCATTAGGTGGCGGTGCTGTCCTAGGCTAAACAGATCACAGTCACGTGAATTCTGCAACCTGCCAAATTCTGTGGTCTCTGCTGGCGCCTGTCCTCCACTATAGCCATCTGCCCTTTGCCTCCCTGTTTACTTCTCTGGATGCCCTTTCCCTGAgctcacacaccccttgctcTAGGAGGCAGTAGCAAGAGATTTGGATGCAGTAGTTCTCTCTCCGGGGCACTAACCACTCATTGCTTCTCTCCAGAGAGCTAAACAAAAGGGCGTGATCCACATCCGAGTTGTGGTGAAAGGCCTGGGGCCAGGACGCTTGGTAAGTTACAGTGATTTCCATAGTGTACTTGCCTCCTAGCAAGTGGGAGAATTTGGGGCTTGAGAGCAGAGTACAGGGAGAGTAGAAAACACCTTTTAGTGGATTTCCATGTTTGCTTGAAGTTCCCGTCTGTTGTTTCTATAATTGACCAAGCCCCTCAGAGCAAGCCTAGATCACTTAGTATAATTCATCAGACACTGAGTGCCTGCTGCGTGCCACGCACTGGGAATGGGAAGGTGGTTCCTGGGGGAACTGTCACAAACAAATCCCTCAGGACAGACTGGTGAGCGCAGTGGTAAAGCATGTGCCCAGATCGCTGGGAGCCCATCAGGGGATCCCGAATCTAGCAGGGATAATCTTTCCTGATGATCATTAGCACAGATAATCTTTAGCTTCCTCAAAGAGGTGACATCTCTCTGACTTTGCAGGAATAATGAGGtatcagggaggtggaggcacaGCAGGTAGGGGGGGACATTGCAGGCAGAGAAAACTGCCTGAGTAAGCTACAGAAGTATGATACCCAAGGTGTGCCAAGGTCTACAAGAAGTCTTTGTTCGCAGATCGTAAAGTGCAAAGTGGAAAGTGGTGGGTACGATTTGAGAGGGGAACAGTGTGAAAACCTGGTGAAAGGGTTTGGGTGGAGACCTTTGTGAGAGTAGAATAggattgggattataggtatcaAAGCCAGTGAGCATctcacccctcccttcccttctctacGCCACCCTGTCCCTCTCCGAACCCTGCCTGGAGACACTGGATCATCATTTCTGGGACCATGTCATTCTACTTTTCCTTCTGTTCCTTCCAGTCTGCCATGCACGGACTGATCATGGGCGGCCTGGAAGTGATCTCAATCACAGACAACACCCCAATCCCACACAATGGATGTCGTCCCAGGAAGGCTCGGAAGCTGTGATGGGAAGGAAGCCTGCACTTGGACCTGACCTCAAGCCTCAGCTCCAGTGGGACCTTGTAAAATGCTCCCTGTCAGAGCTCTCCAGAATATGCTTGTTGGAGATCCTTCAGGCAGTAAGGGAGAGTTTTGCCTCCTTACACAGTGGCCTTTGCTTGCACCTCCAGCTGGAGATGGGTGTGCCCCAGAAGTAAGCTTTGCATCTCACAAGAGGGGAGCTACAGGGGCAGCCGTGGCCTAGGCCCAAACTCTgctctgagaaaataaatatctgtaccATCTGTCATAATTTTGAGATTTTTGCTTTCAGAGTTACGTAATTCCTACTTCCTCTTGAAAAAGAGAGTGTGAAATGAGGTGAGACCTCAgatgaaagtaaaatataaatgtgaGTTGCTATTTACCAGACACTTCTggtttcagatatttcttttctAGCCCCTTACCCAAGATTTCTAGAGCTAATCCTAGTAACTTTTCTTATTAATGACTTATAATTTGGCCCCAAATTGGAGCTTTTTGCCACCTACCTCTGGATTCTGATGGATTTCGCCATTATGGGCATGTTTAAAGTTAGCCCTAAACACAGGAGTTTCTACAAGTGGACAGTCAAACTCCCCACACTAAAGTGGCAGTCATCGTTTACACTCCATGGGCTTCAGCAGTCCCAGCACTAACGAGAGAGTGCCCTAAAAGCGGGGAGGGTAGAGTTGTACAAAACAtgattcttggccaggcacggtggctcacacctgtaaccctggcactttgggaggccaaggcgggtggatcacttgagtccagttagagaccagcctgggcaacatggtgaaaccccctctttactaaaaatacaaaaattaaccaggcatggtggtgtgcgcctgtaatcccagctactctggaggctgaggcatgaaaatcgcttgaacccaggaggtggaggctgcagtgagctgagatcatcctactgcactccagcccaggtgacagcgagactgtctcaaaaaaataaataaatataaataaaaatttttaaaaattaaaaaaaaaacctgatgatTCTCTAGAAAATAGGGTGGATGGCAGGATGGGCTTGAGTAGAGTCCAAATCTAGAAGTGCAGAAAGCAAGTTGATAAGGAACCTGGGTAGTGCTGGCAGTGGGGCACAACTCAGGACCCCCAGGCAGGACTGACTGCTCCTCTGTTGGGGCTCTAGGGTTCCTGGATACAGCACAGAGGCCAAAGGTGGGGGCTCTAGAGACACGACCAGAGAGTCCCCTCTTCCACAGGCAAAGACTAAGGGTGAGAGTAtcaccagaagctgagaaggAGTGGTCAAGTACACAAAAGCACTGTTCCTCCCAGATGAGTGCAGGAAGGGCTGCTGACCATAAGAGGAAGGCACTGTGGAGTTTTACTTCTGTGTCCAGCCAGCTAAgtactgtgatctgcctgaacTCAGTATAGGAAAAGACACAGATGCCCCCTTAAATAGGCAAGAGGCTGTGTTAGgacaaagaaaggaggaagatcaTGAACCAAGACATGAATTTAGAGGAAAAATGCCTCCCTACTGCCTTCTCTTTAGTCCTTAGCAGGTCCTATGAAGGCCATCTTGTGACAGTGACCAAAGAAGCCCAACCGGAGGCCTCTTGGATCAAAACCACTGTCGGAAGGAATTAGACTGTTTCACCGCAAAACTACATATAAACACAATGCATTAAAACATGGTGCACTTGAAAATTGCACTTTGcgatttgatatggtttggcggACAGAGGGCCCGTAGCCATCAGACAGTTCAATCAGGGTCTGAGCAGGAAACAGCTCACAAGGTTTAAGAGAAAAGCTCAATGAAAGCTCTTTGCAGAGGCATGGGTAAGATTAAGGAAATAAAGAAGGTGGACTACAAAGCAGCTGCCACCCTAGGCTAGAAGAGGCAGGGAAGAACAGTTCCTAGAACCTGGCAGGAGCTGCCACAGCAGCAGAGTGCAGCTCTGCCAAAACCATGGCctgagggagagggaagaaatgCCTGGCTGTTCCCGGCCTGTAGTCCCTTGCTGGGGTCCCCCTTGGCTGATCCCAAAAGGAAGCAAAAAGGAAGGGAACTCAGTGTTGTGGTACTTGgaggctcagcctcccaggctgcaGAGTGGATCTGGAGGGGCACGTAGAGGATAGCAAACACAGGAGGCTTCTGTGGCTTCTATAAGTCCTCCATACACCATaggtttttattttggttttggtttttgagtctcgttgtcacccaggctggattgcagtggtacgaccatggctcactgcagcctcaaactcctgggctcaggtgatcctccagcttcagcctcccgtgagcatctgggactacaggcgcatgccaccacacacggataatttttgtattttttgtattgagaccaggtcttgaactcctggtctcaagcagtccccccacctcggcctcccaaagtgctgggataacaggcgtgagccactgcgcctgatccACACaccatagtttttaaaatgttattttactcaCAAGAGGGCTTTGGAAAGGAAGATCCTGCCTAGCAGAGCCTACATGCGCAGACGGGACAGAGGACCCTTAAGGATCAATGGTCTTGTTGCCAGAAATGGATGTCTGGCGCAACCCCCGGAGCTAGTTTTGGGGAGGCCGCCTTGTTGACTGTGCACTGGAAAATGCACGTTGCTTTATCATGAGCTCTCGGTGCACAGTGTTGTTTCCAGGCTCTGAGTGGCCAATAAAGCTGGTGCTGTCTTAAACTGTACTGTCTCTTAATCAtttgtcttggcctctcaaagactGACCTTCCCACCCCCATGAGAGACCAAGGCACCTTAACCGAAGGCTGACCAATCTAGGCGGTGATTATTTACCTAAAATGCTGGACTGCCCTGTCCCTGCTGCCACAGCCCATCTCAAACAGCAGGTCTCTCCTTCCTGAGGAAACAGGTGGAATGTGTGCTTGCACTTCCCACGGGCGGAAAGATGCAAGCCCAGCATGTGGGTCCCAAGTATTTGCACAAGCAGGGTGTTGGCATCAGCTTGTGTGACACACTTTGTTGTCTTCTGGCAGCAGAGCCTCAGATTATTTCTACGGATGCATCTGCAGCTTTGCTTCTAAGGCTGGCTGCACAGGACTGGCTACATAAGGAAAGCCTGTCCTCCTACACTAGCAAAAAAACAGATgcaatttctttcctttcagcATAGACGTGACATTTTCACATCTTTCTGCCAAGGCTATCACCTGACACCGAGATGTACGGTCACTGCCAAAATAAGCCTGTTTACCACTAGAGTCCCTGAATGCTAGCAGAATTTCACTGGCACCTTGGGAGAAAGCATTTACCAACTCTATTTGCCTGTAACCTGGCTCTGacatgtctctttttaaaaaaaaaaaaaaaaggcatatataCCTTCCTGCtggactttattctttttctctactcatttttctcctattctggaAAGACACATTGCTTTTGAAACCTGGGTACTATCAGCCTAAGGTGATGAAGCTGTCACTTGCTTGGATAATTTGGTGAAATTATCCATTCACCAAATTAAGCCAACATGGGCTAGTCCACAAACATGGAGGCCAGGCACTGGGGGAACAGGGCTGGAGTTCACGCTCTGAGGAGGCAGGACAGGTATGTGGCTGAGTTAGAATGGAATTCCATAAAAGAGGCACAAATGATATTGGCGTTGGAGTGAAAGACCCGTCCCCTCAGCTTCAGGGCCGGAAGGGAAGTCTTTGTGGAGGAGAAGGCATGCAAGAGGAACCATGGGCGAATGAGCATCCTCAGGAGCTCAACACAGCATGCAAGGCTGAGGGGTGAGAGGTCATCAGGTTCCTGGTTCCCACTGAGTTGACACGGTGGGTCACATGGTTCGGACTGGCTAGGGAGACTGGATGGAGAGAATAGTTTACCAGAGGAttcaagggaaaggaaagggtcATAAAACTTgcaatcaggccaggtgcagtggctcacacctgtaatcccaacacttcgggaggccgaggcaggcggatcacctgaggtcaggagttcgagaccagcctgaccaacatggagaaaccccgtctctactaaaaatacaaaaaattagcccatcgtggttggcgcatgcctgtaatcccagctacttgggaggctgaggcaggagaatcgcttgaatgcaggaggtggaggttgcggtaagccgagatcacgccattgtactccagcctgggcaacaagagtgaaactccgtctcaaaaaaaaaaaacaaaaaaaaaaaacaaaaacaaaaccaaaaaaaaacttgTAGTCACACCAAGGTTAAAGAGCAGGCTCCACAAATGGGATGGACAAAAGGAGGTGGGTGTGTAGACAGCTGCAGTCAACAGGAACTTCAGAGTTAGAGATTCAAGAGAGAGCTCATTCACAGGAGAGGAAGTGAGGCACATGGGTGTCTAAAATACCGTCGAAATACAAGTCACTGAGGTTTAAGTCAAGTAATTATGTGGACAAAGAAACTTACCTTGATGCTGAAGCCTGGAAGTAGATGTCAGGGAAAAGGTTAGAGAAGTCTATGAGGTTCAAAGTCCCTAAACAAAGTGGAGTGGCCCATAGTGTAGGAAGCAGACCAAGAATTCAGGAAGGCAGAAGTAATAGACCGTATGCACTTCAAAAGAGAAGGGCTGTCAAGTGGGGGTGGTGGAACAATATCCCTGGAGGGGCTGAGGAGGGGGGAGCATGCTGATGCCTATCCCTGTCCACTGGGTGGGAGGTAGGGGGTGGCGTGCACAGTGCTGGAGAAATGATGGTGATGAGGCTGTGTCTCCTCAGTAGACTGAAGGTGTAGGGACCGTGGTGGGAAGGGAGCGGCTGTGGACGCAGATGCCCAGAGCATGGAGAATCAGAAGAGCCTCTGGGGTCCTGGAGGTGTGGGGCCAGAGCCCCTCAGGAGCCAGGAACTGGATTGGAATCTATATCTAATACCCAACATCTACTCTGCTTCCACCCTGACTTTATAACAGAAGAATTTCAAAAGCTCAAAAGCTGTGAAATGATGTTTAATCTTACTAGTAATCAAGGACATAGAAGCTAAATGCCTTAGCATCATTCCCCAAATGTAGAGATGCCAATCAACGCCATAGTGGGATGAGACAGACCAGGAAAACTGAGTAGGGAAAAGAAGATGGCCAAGATTGTAAATGCAAGAAAGAGAGACTGTGAAGGAGGCGGGACAGAGGGCTTAGTCGGAGTGCAGGTTGCTGTCCAGAACTGATAGGAACTCTACAAGATGAGGTGCCCCTTATGTTTAGCCACGTGGAGGTCATGATTCACCAAAGGGAGAGAGGGTCAGAAACAGTGGGAGGTGAAGAAATAGAGGTCGGGCCAAGAGTGCTGAGTTTTCTAGTAAAGTCTGTCTCGTGGTGATGGAGAATAAATGGGATCAGCAGTTTCCCCTGCACCATGATGGACCAAGAGTCGGGGTGTGCAGAGGAGACGAGAAGAGGCTTAGAGCTCTGGAGAAGCAGACCTCAGCCAGGTGGCTATCTCCCCTCTGagggagatagcggtgtgggacCCCAGGGACAGGCATGCCCATTGTAAATTGGGAACAGCAGTGTCTGATGTGAGCAACGTGGGCACCAACAATGGAAACAAAATGTCCTTGGAATCAGTACACAGGGAACGTTTCGTGTTCTTTCCGACATTCTACACCGATTGTTCTGAAACAAAAAGTGTGTGCTCTCTCTCAGCACTTACTGGGGGAAGGTAAATACCTAGAGCCTCTTCAGAGggaaatttggcaatatctggcaACACAAGATGCAAAGACCTGTGGCTTCATCATTCCCTTCTAGGAATGTATCACATAGAGACAGCATCGCTGTCCACTAGAACTCCTTTGCACAACAGAAATGCCCTATATCTTCCCTGCCAGAATGGAAGCCAGTAGCCCCACATGGCTCTTAAAATGTGACTAGGAACTGcgttttaaattctatttaatttgaattaattaaCTTTGAAATAGCCACAGGTGACCAGCAAGTGTGGGACCACAAAGCTATAGATATTCTTTCCCATGTGTACCAAGTATGCaaagatatttttgaaggtaCTGTAAAAGATtggaacctaaatgtccatcaataggggGCTAGTTAAATTACAATACAGTACATCCAGATAATGGAATGTTGGCCCTGAAACACACCAAGATGCTttgctaagtgaaaaataaaCGAGTGGGGGCAGAACGTTGTGCACAGTGTagttgctaatttttgtagaaaaggagaaaaggtgtGTACATACATGTTTGTGTATGCATTCAGTATCTGGAAAGACATATCCCAAACTGGCAGTGTGCTCAGCTCCAGGGAGggaaactgggtgacagagtagcaGGTGGAAAGCAGACTCAACTCTTTACCTTCTTCACCTTTAGAAGTAGGTGCCATATTGATGTTACTTATTCATATTAATTAATGaaccaattaaaataaaaataaagaactttttaaaaaaatgtatagatgCTGCAGTCAGGCATTACATAAATCATCTGCTGAAATGTGCACATAACATTTTTTTAGTATATATGTGGACACACACGGACCCTGTAACACTCCCCATCTCCACTGTTGGTCCAGTATTTGGGGGAAGACATCTGATTTGGCTCTGAAATTTGTTCTCATAATTAATCTGGCTTCTCTCTGCTGCCCACCCAGGTTCAAATAAAACTATGCACATGCTCCCAAATTAGCATAACAAGTCTTGCCAGAAAAGTCAGCCTCGGTGTCATTATTGCttggctgggaggaggaggcagagagagcaggGTGATCTGTTTCCATAGTGCCCTGCGGCAGCTTAACCGCCTAGGATTTGCGTAATCCCCTTGAACTAAAAAGAAATGTCAACTGAGGGGCAGCATGGTGTCACAGGGGGCCCTGGCTGGGAGGACACCTGTTGTCTAGACCCAGCTTGAGCCCAGACTCAGCATGCAGGCTGTCAGGCCACACTCCCTCCCCAACACAAGACTTCAGTTTCTCCCTCAGGACCATGAGGGGGTTGAGTGGGACGCAGCTCCAGCATCTAAGGAGCCTACAGGTCCTTCGTGGCTGGGAAGAAAGCCTGGATCCTGACTCACTAAGCTGCTCTGAGGGAGAGCCTCAGGGATGTTACACAAGCCAGATTCTATGCCCCAGGGAATCCAATTAGTTCTCCCCTAGACTCTAGGCCAGGCCCGCTCCCTGCCGATGCCCCCCACCTGCCACCCTGCTCAGTTGCCCATTCCTTCTAGCCTGCTGGGCTGAGAAGAGCTTAGGCTTTGGAGTCACAAAGACcagggtttgaatctcagctctactgtgtgaccttggaggaatggctgcatctctctgagcctcagctacTCCCGCCTTCACAGGACTGGCAGGGGGATTTGTAAGGCAACTGTGTACTCTGCTCGGGCACAGCgagtgtcatccaggctggccctgcctttcctgccctgccctcccaatCCTCACACTGCTAAGGTGGCAGCTTCCATCCTCGCAGGGCCTTGGCTGATTCTGTGGGGCCCTGGCGGGGAGCACAGTGGTGAATGCAGATGCATGCCCATCTTGTTGCTGctgttataattattaattattttcaaatatttttcctgtaATTTTAATCAGAAAAGTCCTGTGGGAGCCAATCACCCATCTTCCTAATTCCTTAAATTCATCCCAACTGTAGATAAAGCCAgatcgttaaaaaaaaaaaaaaattgcagccaaaaatgaaatgaaatgaaaacgcCAAATGATTGGAAAGTCTATCCCTCAAaagtctttcttccctccctccttcctcaagCATCTATCAACACTCAGATTCAGGATGTCTAAGCCCTAGTAACCGGCCTGAGCAGCCTAGGAGGCTAGCTGGGGAGACAAATTCAGAAAAAGTCTGTTGTGACACCACTGAGTGCTACCACAGAACGGGGACACCTGTGAGTGAGTGAGACAGCGCGTGCCCTAGAGTCTGTGTGTGTTACGGTGGGGATGAGAAGATGAATCAAGGAACACTTCCTAGAGGAGGTGACACAAGCTCAAAATCAGAGTAAGAGTTAGGAGGCAACTATGGGTGATGAGGGGTGAAAGGGGGAGGTTGCAGCAAAGAAGATGGCATGAACAAAGGGTAGAATGCAAGGGATCCTCCTTCCTCgacctccaaaagtactgggattacaggtgtgagtcaccatgcccagccttaaattaAAGATCttgaaagccaggcacagtggtgcatgcttgtagtcccagctgctcaggaggccaagacaggagaatcacttgcacccagaacttcgagtccagcctaggcaacatagcaagacccccatctcttaaaaaaaagaaaaatatgagggctcttgagatggggagattatcctggatgatCTAGTGGGTCCTAAATGGAGTCACAGGTATTCTTATAAAATGGAGCCAGAAAACTTGACTACATAAACAgaagaggaaaggccatgtgaccACGGCCTttccagaggcagagactggagagaTTCAGCCATAGGCCAAGAAATGCCAAAatccaccagaagctggaaggggcAAGAACAGATTCTTCCTGAAACTGTGATGGTTCGTTGCCCGATGTGCACAGCAAGTCAATATGCCGAAACACCAGGCTGCAGTAGAGAAAGGAGTTTAATCACAGGGTCACCGAATGAGGAGATAAGAGGAAACCTTAAATCCATCTCCCCAGTGAGTTTGGGGCTAGGGTTTTTAAGAGTTTTGGAGTGGGCTGAAGTGTGGAGATCATTGATGGGTGGAAGAGTGCAGGGTGAAGTCACGGGACAAGGAGATGAAACAGCTGAATTCTCATGCCGATCCCATTCCTGTGTGGGGGTCTTCAAACTCATTCCTGGAATTCATGGCCTGGAAAATATCTTAAGCCATCCTTCCACAAAAGCTCTATGATTCTAATGTCAGAGATCCTGTCTATAGGAACAACGTGTATGCAATCAATTCTTAGTCTCAGAATCCTAATGTCAGAAATCCTATCTGTAGAAACGATGAGGATGCAAATGGTCAGTAACCAGCGCTACATGACTTTTAGCAACAAAGAAGAGGGCCAAAGAGCAGCCTGATCAATGCTTAATTCTAACTATATTTCTATTCAGAGCTGGGCGGGCAGTTCTTATCAACCCTGTAGAGATGGTTTCATTCCCTAGAGCCTCTGAAGGAAGCATAGCCCTGCTGCCAACTTGATTTTGGCCCAATGATACTGATttgggacttctggcctccagaactgtgacagaaCAAATGTCTGTGGTTTTAGGCACCCAGAGTGTGGTCATTtgtcacagcagccacaggaatcTAATAGAGGTAGGAGAGAATGCTGGAGAAGTCAGTGGGGATGGAGAGAATTTGGGGGTGGTGGATATAGAAGAGGAAGATGGGCAAGGCTGGGGTGGACTGCAGGTGGGATAAGAGAGGGAGGGACAGCCAGGCATCCGGTGGCCTCATAACATCAGAAGGGCCCTATACTACTGGGGCACCAGGAGGGCCCTCTGCAGGCTGTAAGCAGCGTGAGCCTCTGAAAGGTTTTAACAGGGCTGTGCCATGGTCAGAGGTGTGTTTTAGAAAGAGCAGACTGGGGTCTGGGGCGCTGGATGGACGAACTAAAGGCACCTGGAGTCAGAGAGACCCACAGGAGGTCATGGCTGggatccaggtgagagatgagtcTGGCAGAAAACAGCCACAAGCAGGATTGCAGGCAGGGCAGATTCTAGGGAGGTTTAGGAGGCTGTCTTAGTcccttttgtgctgctataatggaataccacagactgggtaacttatttcttacagttctaaagGCTGTGAATTCAAGGTTGAGGGACCAAATCTCACGAGGGCCTTtgtgctgtgtcatcccatggaggaaggcagaagggcaagaaaggggatatgagagagagagagagagcatgagagagaaagataaagggcatgtgagagagagagagagagagcataagaaaaaaagagagaaagaatgcaaAGGCCAAATTGGATTTTCTAACAATCCATTCCATGAACTAATCACCTCTTAATGGCCTCACCCCTTAATActgtcacaatggcaattaaatctCAACATGGGTTTTGAGGGGACATCCAATCCATGGCAGAGGCAAAGGTGCCATTTCCgggtggaggagaggggagaagtaCAGAAGCGGCTGCAGGGGCGCCACCAGCAGAGCCTGTGTGGGCCCCGGCTCAGGGATGGGACTCGCCTGGGCCTGATCCTGAGCCCTCTGAAAGGGCGGGGGAGCTTCCGTGCATTGTAAGGACCCCTCTCCAGACCCCTCAGCTGTGCCAGCCGGGCTGCATCTGGGAGAGGACACACAGGGGATCCTGGTGGTCTCGTCCCTGGGAGCAGGCAAAAGCACATTTCTTGTCCTGTTGGGATTGGGATAATTGGGGCATTAACGGAAATGCATTTCTCACCTATTTTCTGTCTGATTGAAAACTCTGCAGTCATTTAGAGCTCT
This region includes:
- the MRPS11 gene encoding small ribosomal subunit protein uS11m isoform X3; this encodes MEKRTWSSEVDGSSSGQVEVGHWRQSIYPPIPGEESSLRWAGKKFEEIPIAHIKASHNNTQIQVVSASNEPLAFASCGTEGFRNAKKGTGIAAQTAGIAAAARAKQKGVIHIRVVVKGLGPGRLSAMHGLIMGGLEVISITDNTPIPHNGCRPRKARKL
- the MRPS11 gene encoding small ribosomal subunit protein uS11m isoform X2, yielding MQAVRNVGSWFLRSWTWPQTAGVVARTPAGTICTGARQLQDAAAKQEVEQNAAPSHTKFSIYPPIPGEESSLRWAGKKFEEIPIAHIKASHNNTQIQVVSASNEPLAFASCGTEGFRNAKKGTGIAAQTAGIAAAARAKQKGVIHIRVVVKGLGPGRLSAMHGLIMGGLEVISITDNTPIPHNGCRPRKARKL
- the MRPS11 gene encoding small ribosomal subunit protein uS11m isoform X1, which translates into the protein MQAVRNVGSWFLRSWTWPQTAGRVVARTPAGTICTGARQLQDAAAKQEVEQNAAPSHTKFSIYPPIPGEESSLRWAGKKFEEIPIAHIKASHNNTQIQVVSASNEPLAFASCGTEGFRNAKKGTGIAAQTAGIAAAARAKQKGVIHIRVVVKGLGPGRLSAMHGLIMGGLEVISITDNTPIPHNGCRPRKARKL